In Archocentrus centrarchus isolate MPI-CPG fArcCen1 chromosome 1, fArcCen1, whole genome shotgun sequence, the following proteins share a genomic window:
- the dctpp1 gene encoding glutamyl-tRNA(Gln) amidotransferase subunit B, mitochondrial: protein MMATNGEDAHTAAVNGAEAEASPQSKLQNGGTAARPQRFTFSTEPSIEDIRRMQAEFTDERDWNQFHQPRNLLLAMVGEVGEVAELFQWKGEVAEGLPDWTETEREQLAHELSDVLIYLVELAEKCRVDLPKAVLRKMALNRLKYPASKVQGSAKKYTEYKD from the coding sequence ATGATGGCAACAAACGGAGAGGATGCACATACAGCTGCGGTAAACGGAGCTGAAGCGGAGGCATCGCCCCAGTCGAAGCTGCAGAATGGAGGAACAGCGGCGCGGCCACAGAGGTTCACCTTCAGCACCGAGCCCTCCATCGAGGATATCCGGCGCATGCAGGCCGAGTTCACGGACGAGCGGGACTGGAACCAGTTCCACCAACCCCGCAACCTTCTGCTGGCCATGGTCGGGGAGGTGGGCGAGGTGGCAGAGCTCTTCCAGTGGAAGGGAGAGGTGGCCGAGGGCCTGCCGGACTGGACCGAGACAGAGCGGGAGCAGCTGGCGCATGAACTCAGCGACGTGTTGATCTACCTCGTGGAGCTGGCAGAGAAGTGTCGAGTGGACTTGCCAAAAGCAGTGCTCCGCAAAATGGCTCTAAACCGACTGAAATACCCCGCCAGCAAAGTGCAGGGGTCGGCCAAAAAGTACACAGAGTATAAAGACTGA